Genomic DNA from Patescibacteria group bacterium:
AGCTAAAATATAATCTTTACCCTCTAAATTTAGTTTCTTTAGAACATCGCTCTTCTTACCAGCCAATTCAAGATTCTGAAAGACGGCATCAACTACGGTATTGCCGGTTAAGACAACCTTACCATCAGCAAGGCCTTCGTCCTTAAGATTTTGTAAACCATCTTCAGTGGGCGCGAATAAAAAATCAGAAATATGGTCAGTTATGATCCGATTGGTTTCTTCCAGCATGGTTAAATCATGGCTCCGCAAACCGGCTTCGTGGTGGCCAACTTTAATTCCGAGCTTATTAGCGGCCAAAGCCCCGGCTAAAACGCTGTTGGTATCACCCTGAACCAATACCGCTACCGGCTTCTCTTCGGCCAAAACTTTCATAATCTCCCTAATCATAAGCCCGACCTGTTTACGATATTCATGACCACCAACATTTAAGTTATATCTTGGTTCCTTTATTTCTAAATCTTCAAAAATTTTTTTGTCCATTTCATAGTTATAATGCTGGCCGGTATGTAAAATAAAATAGCTAAGCCCTTTTTTCTCGCAAGCCCTGATTATCGGCGACATTTTTATAATCTCCGGCCTGGTTCCTAAAATTATAGCGATTTTTCCGCCAGAAACTGGCATATTTTTACCTAAATTCATATTAATAATTTTAATTGTCTAATGCTTCATTAAATAATTTAATCAGCTTAACGGTTGTGTTCCGCACCTCATACTGCTCTAAATATTTTTTATTTATTTCTATTTTTATTTCTCCAGAAATTAACCTTTCAAGATACTCGCCTAATTCATCAACTTGATCATAATTAAATGATTCGCACCCCAGACCTTTTATAAATTGGGCCGTCGGACTACTGGCTGGAGTTATCCCCAAAATAGCCTTGCCGCTTCCGGCATAGTCAACAACTTTTGAGGGCAAAAATGGGCTATCTGGCATATCAGCGTCAATTACGACTAAACAATCAGATAATTTCATATGCTTTAAGCTTTCTTCATAACTGACCGGCGGGATAATTTCTATATTGTCTTTTAGGCCATAAAGGTCCGCCATCTTGGCTATGCTGGCGGCGCTATATCCGGCATAATCATTGGCCGCGCCGATTAATTCAATTTTAAATTTACGAGTAAAGTCAGACCGCTTATTCATTATTTTTTGTAAGGCTTTAAACAGCAATTCTGGATTTCTTTGTTCATAAAAAGCGCCAATATAACTTATAATGAATTTATCAGAATCTGTTTTGCGAACTTCCGGATAATCTTTTAAGTTAAAGCAATGAGGGACGATTTCCGCTTTTTCAGCCCAGGATGCCGGATACTTTTTCATAATTAAACTGCGGGCTGCCTCGTTAGTGAAAATCACCTTGTCGCTATTGGCAATAACATATTTTTCCAGTTTTAAAACGTTTCTTCTTTCCAGGCCCAAATACTCTTTGTATGGATTATCAAACCAAGGATCGCTAAAATAAGCGACAAACTTAACGTCTAATTTTTCTTTTAACATCGCCCCTAATATATTGCTGGCTTGCGGATTTGAAAAAGAGAAAACAATATTTATTTTATGCTTTTTTATTATGTCCTCCGTAACTTTAAATAGTTTTTTATAATATCTTGCGGCAAAAAAATTACGAACTAAAAAATACTTATTAAAATACCTATTTATTTTAAATTTAGGAATTTTATAAACCGGCGCGTCTATTTTCCAGTCTCCGCATATATCATAAGTAATAATCATCGGATCTACTCCCTGCTTTTTCCATTCCGGAATCATTTTGCCGATTAAAATAGACTGGGGACGAACTATCGGGGGCGTCCAGAAACTTAAACATAAAATTTTTAATCTTCTTCGCATATCTAAATTGTCTTTTTAATATCTGACAAACTTATGTTTTATCATTAATTTTTTATTTTGTATCAAGTTTGGCCTAAAAGTAAATGGCGAGTTAAGAAAATTAATAAATACTGTTTGAAATCTATTATATACAATTATATCCTCGTAGTCCTTGATGTGCTTTCTTTTTAAATAATTGAATCCCTTTATGGACAATCGGGTAGAGGGTATTTTTGTGTTCGTCTTGTTAATCACACTAATACATTTTAATAATATTTCAACTCCCACTATTACGGTTTTGCAGTACAAACTTGACGGATTATCGTGGCTATCTATTTTTATTGTATGCTGATGAATAACATTACCAGTATCAATGCCTTTATCAATCTCTTGCACACTCGGACCAATGTAATACATATCATCATTAATAATGTTGGGATACCATGT
This window encodes:
- the wecB gene encoding UDP-N-acetylglucosamine 2-epimerase (non-hydrolyzing) — protein: MNLGKNMPVSGGKIAIILGTRPEIIKMSPIIRACEKKGLSYFILHTGQHYNYEMDKKIFEDLEIKEPRYNLNVGGHEYRKQVGLMIREIMKVLAEEKPVAVLVQGDTNSVLAGALAANKLGIKVGHHEAGLRSHDLTMLEETNRIITDHISDFLFAPTEDGLQNLKDEGLADGKVVLTGNTVVDAVFQNLELAGKKSDVLKKLNLEGKDYILATAHRAENVDIGERLKGILGGLALVACDFNLPIIYPIHPRTLNNIKKFGLEIPPEVRAISPLGYLDFLQLESGANLIITDSGGLQEEACILKIPCVTIRDNTERPETLRSGANILAGTDSKKILFCSKKMAEIKKEWDNPFGDGMAGKRIVDFLVNKTAK
- a CDS encoding glycosyltransferase, yielding MRRRLKILCLSFWTPPIVRPQSILIGKMIPEWKKQGVDPMIITYDICGDWKIDAPVYKIPKFKINRYFNKYFLVRNFFAARYYKKLFKVTEDIIKKHKINIVFSFSNPQASNILGAMLKEKLDVKFVAYFSDPWFDNPYKEYLGLERRNVLKLEKYVIANSDKVIFTNEAARSLIMKKYPASWAEKAEIVPHCFNLKDYPEVRKTDSDKFIISYIGAFYEQRNPELLFKALQKIMNKRSDFTRKFKIELIGAANDYAGYSAASIAKMADLYGLKDNIEIIPPVSYEESLKHMKLSDCLVVIDADMPDSPFLPSKVVDYAGSGKAILGITPASSPTAQFIKGLGCESFNYDQVDELGEYLERLISGEIKIEINKKYLEQYEVRNTTVKLIKLFNEALDN